The DNA sequence TTATTTGAACCTGGATAGTATTAGAAATGCTGGTAGAAATCTTCTGATTCCTATTATCAGACTACTGGTTTTTTTAAAGATAAGCCCGTTTGCAGTCACAGCACTGGGTCTTCTTCTTACAGTTGTTGCCTCGTGGCTTGTCTGGGACGGAAAGTATATTGCCGGTGTTGCGGTTCTCATTGTCGGTAGCATTCTTGATGCTATGGATGGGGAACTTGCGCGCAGGCAGGGAATAGAGAGTAAGGCTGGAGCGGTTTTTGATTCCAGCTGTGATCGTATAGGTGAGTTATTCATGTTTGCGGCTATTCTCGCCGGAAAAGCAGGAGCTGCTCATCATGAGCTGATTTACCTCGTGCCTGCCGCGCTTGGCGGCTCGTACATGGTAAGTTATGTCAGAGCCAGAGCTGAAGGAGTGAATCTTTCATGCTCAGTGGGGCTTGTCACGCGTACAGAAAGACTCATATTGCTTATAATGGGTCTTGTTGTTTCGGGATTATGGGACACAAGGGCTATAGTGCTTGCACTGGCCATATTAGCTGTGGGAACATGGTTCACAGCTGGTCAAAGAATGGTAAAAGTATTCAGGGACGGCAGGGAGGTTTCAACTGATGAGGAATAATCCCGTAAAGCCGTCTGCAATTACGTTTCAATCCCTTCAGGGAGGCAATGAATGTCCAAGAAAGTAAGAGTAGCGATAATCGGAGTCGGAAACTGCGCCAGCAGTCTTGTGCAGGGTGTGGAGTTCTATAGAAAAACCCCTGATCATGAGAAGGTTCCGGGTCTTATGCATGTTAACCTCGGTGGATATCATATTAATGATATTGAATTTTCTGCTGCGTTTGACATTAATGTTACCAAAGTT is a window from the Candidatus Aegiribacteria sp. genome containing:
- a CDS encoding CDP-alcohol phosphatidyltransferase family protein: MNLDSIRNAGRNLLIPIIRLLVFLKISPFAVTALGLLLTVVASWLVWDGKYIAGVAVLIVGSILDAMDGELARRQGIESKAGAVFDSSCDRIGELFMFAAILAGKAGAAHHELIYLVPAALGGSYMVSYVRARAEGVNLSCSVGLVTRTERLILLIMGLVVSGLWDTRAIVLALAILAVGTWFTAGQRMVKVFRDGREVSTDEE